AACCTAGTATAAAAGAAACCGCCTAGAAAAACTGTGATCTAGGTGGCAATTTGACTAATTAAACGCTATATAAGGATACTTGTACTACCAGTAAAATAGATCCGATTAGTAATAAACATCCAATCATAGGCATCACGAATTTAACCCATCTATCAAACGGAATATGCAACATTTGGAGAGTCACCAATACTAATCCTGTTGGTGCCAAGAATAGCATTGCATATTGTCCCCAGTTGTAAGCGGAAACCACGATATCGCGTGGAATACCCACTGAGTCAGCAAGTGGAGCCATAATTGGCATTGAAAGCACGGCTAAGCCTGAAGAAGACGGCACGATTAAGCCTAGGAAAATAAATACGACTAATTGACCTAAGATGAATACGCTACCTGGCATACCGCTAACTACATTAGACATATAATCAAGGATGGTGTCAGAAATCATACCTTGTTCGAGTACTAAGTTTACGCCACGAGCAAGACCAATGATTAAGGATACGCCTACTAATTCTGATGCACCTTCAGTGAAAGATTCCACAATATCTTTTTCAGACAAGCCACTGATAAACATAATGATGATAGTAATGGAAAGGAAAGATGCAGCCATTTGAGGGAACCACCATCCGCCAACCATTACACCCCAAATCATAATAGGGAATGCAATGCAGAAAAGCGTTAAGATTAATTTGTGACGAGCTGAGAATGCGATAGTTGCATTTGGATCAAAGTTCTTCATATAACGTTGGCGAAATTCTTCGCGATCGTCATAAGTGAAAGAAAAACTTGGGTCAGCTTTGATTTTTTTACAGTACCAATAAAGATATACGATTACGCAAGTTGCCCCCAAAACTAAACCTAGAGCACGGAAACCAATACCTTCAGTAAATTGAATACCAGCTGCATTTGATGCGATAACAACGGAGAATGGGTTAATTGTAGAGAATGCAGATCCCATAGATGAAGCAAGGAATATAGCTCCTACACAGACTATTGCATCATATCCCAGAGCTAAGAATACCGGCACCAGAATCGGATAGAATGCCACTGCTTCTTCTTCGATACCACAGGTTGTACCGCCTAACACCATTAAAACAGATACGCTGAATACAATAAAAAACTCATTGCCTTTGGTTTTTTTCACGAGAGCCATCAAACCGGCATTAAAAGAACCGGTACGGTTAATGACACCAATCATACCACCTAATACAAAGATAAAGACCATAACATCAACGGCTTCGATGGTGCCTTCAACCATACTTTTGGTGATATCTTCAATGCCTTTATGGTGTTGTTCTACACGTTGATAAGTACCAGGAATAGCGATTGGTTTTTTGATCACGCCTTCGGTGAAATTGGAGAGTTTAATTTTTATATTGAGATTATCAAGAGTGTCTGTTGTGGCGGGATAAGTTTTATCATCAACGCCATAAGCTTTGACCACAAAGACATTATCAGTGGAATTATATGTTAATTTTGAATATGAACCAGATGGAATTATCCAGGTTAATCCAACAGCGAGAATTAATATTGCAAATAAAATGGTAAACGCTGATGGGAAATTAAACGTTTTCTTCTTTTTGGACGCATCCATAGCGAGCTCCTTATGTGTAACGTTTAAAGTGCGGTTGGTAAAAACATCGGTTAAACCGACCGCACTTTTTACCTTGAGAATGGCTTCTCAAAGTTCCTTTATTATTTAAGCATAGTAAGAAATGCCTTCAGCTTTTTTCGTAATACGAGTACCAGCTTTGCCTTTCACAATGTCCACAATATTAGATAAAGAGCCTATTACTGCATCTTTTCCTGTTTGTTTTGCAAAGTTGATGGCTGCTTGTACTTTTGGCCCCATAGAACCTGCTGCAAAACCAAGTTCTGAAATTGCTTCAGGTGAGGCAACTGAAATTGCTTTTTGAGTTGGTTTTCCCCAATCTACGAAGGTTGCTGAAACATCAGTTGCAATGATGAATAAATCAGCATCAAGATTTTCTGCAAGTAAAGCTGAACATAAATCTTTGTCAATAACGGCTTCAACACCTTGTAAATTATGCTGTTCATCATAATAGGTCGGAATGCCCCCCCCCCCCGCACAAATGACGATACTGCCTTTTTCAAGCAACCATTTTACTGGGCGAATTTCAAAAATACGTTTTGGCAATGGGCTTGGCACAACGCGACGATATTTATCTCCATCTTGTGCGATAGACCAATTTTTTTCTTTTGCCAAACGTTCAGCCTCTTCTTTCGTATAAACAGGACCAATTGGTTTAGTTGGATTTTTGAAAGCTGGGTCGTTGATATCAACTTCTACTTGAGATAATAACGTTGCAA
The Haemophilus influenzae DNA segment above includes these coding regions:
- a CDS encoding YfcC family protein; its protein translation is MDASKKKKTFNFPSAFTILFAILILAVGLTWIIPSGSYSKLTYNSTDNVFVVKAYGVDDKTYPATTDTLDNLNIKIKLSNFTEGVIKKPIAIPGTYQRVEQHHKGIEDITKSMVEGTIEAVDVMVFIFVLGGMIGVINRTGSFNAGLMALVKKTKGNEFFIVFSVSVLMVLGGTTCGIEEEAVAFYPILVPVFLALGYDAIVCVGAIFLASSMGSAFSTINPFSVVIASNAAGIQFTEGIGFRALGLVLGATCVIVYLYWYCKKIKADPSFSFTYDDREEFRQRYMKNFDPNATIAFSARHKLILTLFCIAFPIMIWGVMVGGWWFPQMAASFLSITIIIMFISGLSEKDIVESFTEGASELVGVSLIIGLARGVNLVLEQGMISDTILDYMSNVVSGMPGSVFILGQLVVFIFLGLIVPSSSGLAVLSMPIMAPLADSVGIPRDIVVSAYNWGQYAMLFLAPTGLVLVTLQMLHIPFDRWVKFVMPMIGCLLLIGSILLVVQVSLYSV
- the arcC gene encoding carbamate kinase, with protein sequence MRIVIALGGNALLRRGEPMTAENQRQNVRIACEQIAKIWPNNELVIAHGNGPQVGLLALQGAAYTDVPTYPLDVLGAETAGMIGYMIQQELGNLVPFEVPFATLLSQVEVDINDPAFKNPTKPIGPVYTKEEAERLAKEKNWSIAQDGDKYRRVVPSPLPKRIFEIRPVKWLLEKGSIVICAGGGGIPTYYDEQHNLQGVEAVIDKDLCSALLAENLDADLFIIATDVSATFVDWGKPTQKAISVASPEAISELGFAAGSMGPKVQAAINFAKQTGKDAVIGSLSNIVDIVKGKAGTRITKKAEGISYYA